Proteins from a genomic interval of Nocardioidaceae bacterium:
- a CDS encoding sigma-70 family RNA polymerase sigma factor, whose protein sequence is MPLVGHVVRETMGRVPSHVSRDDLTSAGLTALVSADRSFDGSRGVPFARYAATRIRGAVLDELRSVDWASRSVRRRARDLDRTRSELATALGRPASTAEVASALGLSAEEVLANDEDTARAQVMSLQAGEGSPVELLLVDNAPAPEEVLLRGEQVAYLHEAIAELPERLRTVVEQYFLAERPMAEIAAELDVTESRVSQMRAEALALIRHALATALEPWLVIPHQRPDGCAARRKDAYVAAVAARHAAGAAAGVRQAYSSVNAAG, encoded by the coding sequence ATGCCGCTGGTCGGCCACGTCGTCCGCGAGACGATGGGTCGCGTCCCGAGCCACGTCAGCCGCGACGACCTGACCTCCGCCGGACTGACCGCCCTGGTCAGTGCCGACAGGTCCTTCGACGGGAGTCGCGGGGTGCCGTTCGCCCGCTACGCCGCGACCCGCATCCGGGGCGCCGTGCTGGACGAGCTGCGCAGCGTCGACTGGGCGTCCCGGTCGGTGCGTCGCCGCGCCCGCGACCTGGACCGTACGCGCTCGGAGCTCGCGACGGCACTCGGACGGCCCGCCTCGACCGCAGAGGTCGCCTCGGCCCTCGGCCTGAGCGCGGAGGAGGTGCTCGCCAACGACGAGGACACCGCTCGCGCCCAGGTGATGAGCCTGCAGGCCGGCGAGGGATCGCCCGTCGAGCTGCTGCTCGTGGACAACGCCCCCGCGCCCGAGGAGGTGCTCCTGCGAGGCGAGCAGGTGGCCTACCTCCACGAGGCGATCGCAGAACTGCCGGAGCGGCTGCGCACGGTGGTGGAGCAGTACTTCCTCGCCGAGCGCCCCATGGCCGAGATCGCGGCCGAGCTCGACGTGACCGAGTCGCGGGTCTCCCAGATGCGCGCCGAGGCGCTCGCCCTGATCCGACACGCCCTCGCGACCGCTCTCGAGCCCTGGCTCGTGATCCCCCACCAGCGGCCCGACGGATGCGCCGCGCGCCGCAAGGACGCGTACGTCGCCGCCGTCGCGGCACGCCACGCCGCCGGGGCTGCGGCCGGGGTGCGGCAGGCGTACTCCTCGGTGAACGCCGCGGGCTGA
- a CDS encoding flagellin — MGLRINQNIDAFNSYRNLSATQGDMSRSLEKLSSGLRINRAADDAAGLAISEGLRTQIGGLKVAARNAQDGISVVQTAEGALTEVHAILQRMRDLAVQSANGSNNQASRDALQAETEQLKEELNRISSSTSFNGVKLLDGTFTSTSFQVGSDAADSIEIMIGLKVPAATPATFANTVDLENDYSGTPLTFTIDGVAVSVSRNLAGADGDTVATALQAAYDSARGGLDEDYRFDYDETANSLVVTSTSRGPGATAPVVTGGIAAGTPTATAGAASAAAPTYDAMNTAGMGIDTLDISSADGATAALNSLSTAITKVSTVRADLGAIQNRFEHTIANVNVAVENLSASESRIRDTDMAMEMTSFTRSQILSQAGTAMLAQANQSMQGVLRLLQG; from the coding sequence ATGGGTCTGCGCATCAACCAGAACATCGACGCCTTCAACAGCTACCGCAACCTCTCGGCGACGCAGGGCGACATGAGCCGGTCGCTGGAGAAGCTCTCCAGCGGTCTGCGCATCAACCGTGCCGCCGACGACGCCGCGGGTCTCGCGATCTCCGAGGGGTTGCGTACGCAGATCGGCGGCCTGAAGGTCGCGGCGCGCAACGCGCAGGACGGCATCTCGGTCGTGCAGACGGCAGAGGGTGCGCTCACCGAGGTGCACGCGATCCTCCAGCGGATGCGCGACCTGGCGGTGCAGTCGGCGAACGGGTCGAACAACCAGGCGTCGCGGGACGCGCTGCAGGCGGAGACCGAGCAGCTGAAGGAGGAGCTGAACCGCATCTCCTCCTCGACGTCGTTCAACGGCGTGAAGCTGCTGGACGGCACGTTCACCTCCACGAGCTTCCAGGTCGGTTCGGACGCCGCCGACAGCATCGAGATCATGATCGGGTTGAAGGTGCCGGCGGCGACGCCGGCGACGTTCGCGAACACGGTGGACCTGGAGAACGACTACTCGGGCACCCCGCTGACGTTCACGATCGACGGGGTCGCTGTCTCCGTGAGCCGCAACCTGGCCGGCGCCGACGGCGACACGGTGGCGACGGCGCTCCAGGCGGCGTACGACAGCGCGCGGGGTGGCCTCGACGAGGACTACCGCTTCGACTACGACGAGACCGCGAACTCTCTGGTGGTGACCAGCACGAGCCGTGGGCCCGGCGCCACCGCCCCGGTGGTCACCGGAGGCATCGCTGCAGGCACGCCCACCGCCACTGCTGGCGCGGCCTCGGCGGCGGCGCCCACGTACGACGCCATGAACACCGCCGGGATGGGCATCGACACGCTCGACATCTCCTCGGCCGACGGTGCGACCGCTGCGCTGAACAGCCTGAGCACCGCCATCACCAAGGTGTCCACGGTGCGCGCGGACCTCGGTGCGATCCAGAACCGCTTCGAGCACACCATCGCGAACGTGAACGTCGCGGTGGAGAACCTGTCCGCGTCGGAGTCCCGGATCCGCGACACCGACATGGCGATGGAGATGACCAGCTTCACGCGCAGCCAGATCCTCAGCCAGGCCGGCACCGCGATGCTCGCGCAGGCGAACCAGTCGATGCAGGGCGTGCTGCGTCTGCTGCAGGGCTGA
- a CDS encoding protein-glutamate O-methyltransferase CheR produces the protein MGVSTASFSFVAELMQRETSMLYGPGKEYLVEARLLPLAREAAATDVDAYVERIRTDSRERARAVDALTINETSWFRDNAPYEAFRSTVLPSLVQARMHRRHLRIWSAACSSGQEAYSIAMLLDEHLPAGWTAEILATDVSHAMVDRVAQGRYSQVEMNRGLPAPMLVKHFTREGRDWVISPRLRAMVRSRQMNLCTPFVGLPTFDLVLVRNVLIYFDVEVKRDVLRRMHQHVAPDGFLMLGSTETSLDLDPDSWQRELAGTVPLHRPQHGPQHSPTSSAPARSLAMSRGVS, from the coding sequence ATGGGGGTATCGACAGCAAGCTTCTCGTTCGTCGCTGAGCTGATGCAGCGCGAGACCTCGATGCTGTACGGACCGGGCAAGGAGTACCTCGTCGAGGCCCGACTTCTGCCCCTGGCGCGCGAGGCCGCAGCGACCGACGTCGACGCGTACGTCGAACGCATCCGCACCGACAGCCGTGAGCGCGCCCGCGCCGTCGACGCCCTGACCATCAACGAGACCAGCTGGTTCCGCGACAACGCCCCGTACGAGGCCTTCCGCTCCACGGTCCTGCCGAGCCTGGTCCAGGCGCGGATGCACCGCCGTCACCTGCGCATCTGGTCGGCGGCGTGCTCCAGCGGTCAGGAGGCGTACAGCATCGCGATGCTCCTCGACGAGCACCTCCCGGCCGGCTGGACCGCCGAGATCCTCGCCACCGACGTCTCGCACGCCATGGTCGACCGGGTCGCCCAAGGCCGCTACAGCCAGGTCGAGATGAACCGCGGCCTGCCCGCCCCGATGCTGGTCAAGCACTTCACCCGCGAGGGTCGCGACTGGGTCATCTCCCCGCGGCTGCGCGCGATGGTGCGCAGCCGCCAGATGAACCTGTGCACCCCCTTCGTCGGGCTCCCCACCTTCGACCTCGTGCTGGTGCGCAACGTCCTCATCTACTTCGACGTCGAGGTCAAGCGCGACGTGCTCCGCCGGATGCACCAGCACGTCGCCCCCGACGGCTTCCTGATGCTCGGTTCGACCGAGACCAGCCTCGACCTCGACCCGGACTCCTGGCAGCGCGAGCTCGCCGGCACCGTCCCGCTGCACCGACCCCAGCACGGCCCGCAGCACAGCCCCACCAGCTCTGCGCCGGCCCGCTCGCTGGCCATGTCCCGAGGAGTCTCCTGA
- a CDS encoding flagellar protein FlgN, translating to MERLSLVLWREREQMETLLFKLEQETLVLASGRTRWLMRSAREVEAVLEQLRQTEIVRSAAADQAAAEVGLEVNASLKDLAEACEEPWQSILLEHRDAFEQLTREIGESADSNRALIAGGLRSARESLMAVTETLDGYAADGRARTTESSRQHFVDRSL from the coding sequence GTGGAGCGACTGTCCCTGGTGCTGTGGCGTGAGCGGGAGCAGATGGAGACGCTGCTGTTCAAGCTCGAGCAGGAGACACTCGTGCTCGCCTCGGGCAGGACGCGGTGGCTGATGCGGTCGGCGCGCGAGGTCGAGGCCGTGCTCGAGCAGCTGCGGCAGACCGAGATCGTGCGTTCCGCCGCCGCCGACCAGGCCGCGGCCGAGGTGGGTCTGGAGGTCAACGCCTCACTGAAGGACCTGGCCGAGGCGTGCGAGGAGCCGTGGCAGTCGATCCTGCTGGAGCACCGCGACGCCTTCGAGCAGCTCACGCGTGAGATCGGCGAGTCCGCGGACTCCAACCGCGCGCTCATCGCCGGGGGCCTGCGCTCGGCGCGGGAGTCGCTGATGGCGGTCACCGAGACCCTCGACGGCTACGCCGCCGACGGCCGGGCGCGTACGACCGAGTCCTCGCGCCAGCACTTCGTCGACCGGAGCCTGTGA
- a CDS encoding flagellin codes for MGLRINQNIDAFNSYRNLSVTQGQMSKSLEKLSSGLRINRAADDAAGLAISEGLRTQIGGLKVAARNAQDGISVSQTAEGALTEVHSMLQRMRDLAVQSANGSNNQASRNALDAEAQQLKAELDRISQATNFNGVRLLDGTFSAVFQVGSEASDSITIDIDGVDTTSLGIGAVDLLSDANARTAMGTLDDAITAVSTVRANLGAVQNRFEHTIANLNVAVENLSASESRIRDTDMALEMTQFTKSQILSQAGTAMLAQANQAPQDVLRLLNG; via the coding sequence ATGGGTCTTCGCATCAACCAGAACATCGATGCCTTCAACAGCTACCGCAACCTCTCGGTCACGCAGGGGCAGATGAGCAAGTCGCTGGAGAAGCTCTCCAGCGGTCTGCGCATCAACCGTGCCGCCGACGACGCCGCGGGTCTCGCGATCAGCGAGGGGTTGCGTACGCAGATCGGCGGCCTGAAGGTCGCGGCGCGCAACGCGCAGGACGGCATCTCGGTCTCCCAGACCGCGGAGGGTGCGCTCACCGAGGTGCACTCGATGCTGCAGCGCATGCGGGACCTCGCGGTGCAGTCGGCGAACGGGTCGAACAACCAGGCCTCGCGCAACGCGCTCGACGCCGAGGCGCAGCAGCTCAAGGCCGAGCTCGACCGCATCAGCCAGGCGACGAACTTCAACGGCGTACGCCTGCTCGACGGCACCTTCTCCGCCGTCTTCCAGGTGGGCTCCGAGGCCTCGGACTCGATCACCATCGACATCGACGGGGTCGACACCACCTCGTTGGGCATCGGCGCGGTCGACCTGCTCAGCGACGCGAACGCACGGACCGCCATGGGCACGCTCGACGACGCCATCACCGCGGTGTCGACCGTGCGGGCCAACCTCGGTGCGGTGCAGAACCGCTTCGAGCACACCATCGCCAACCTGAACGTCGCGGTGGAGAACCTCTCGGCCTCGGAGTCCCGCATCCGGGACACCGACATGGCGCTGGAGATGACGCAGTTCACCAAGAGCCAGATCCTCAGCCAGGCCGGCACCGCGATGCTCGCGCAGGCCAACCAGGCGCCGCAGGACGTGCTGCGACTGCTCAACGGCTGA
- a CDS encoding HNH endonuclease, with protein sequence MTSLLDPAPIVGRSRERGPRETVSSVHDALDAAGPVEGLSSRECDALIAEVARARARLQAYELRLVAAAAKTTVASDAGVRTTSDWLAARTRTTGAAAARTVGLAADLDQRLPATGQALDAGLVSREHAAVIAHATAQLPTGLSAQDKATVEQRLVERSRTLDPTQLRRHARRVLEVVEPDPAVVDAHEDAQLVDEESRALAKARLTLHDNADGTVTGHFTVPHLAGSVLRKILAAMTAPRRAALGATQAQGAQPLGHGGRDWAHERGVAFADLLEHLPTDRLSGKTATTLVVTMDHTTLAGAVKAAGIDTGERLSAATTRRLACSSGLVPVVLGGESQPLDLGRQRRLFSEAQRLAGATRHTTCAATGCQTPYAWTELHHARPWSHGGTTDLDDMLPLCTFHHRRIHDHSYQHRRQPDGTINFSRRRC encoded by the coding sequence ATGACCTCGCTCCTGGACCCCGCCCCGATCGTTGGGCGGTCGCGTGAGCGGGGTCCCCGGGAGACGGTCAGCTCGGTGCATGACGCGCTCGACGCCGCGGGTCCGGTCGAGGGGCTCTCATCGCGGGAGTGCGACGCGTTGATCGCTGAGGTCGCACGCGCGAGGGCGCGGTTGCAGGCGTACGAGCTGCGGCTGGTCGCCGCGGCTGCGAAGACGACCGTGGCCTCTGATGCAGGGGTGCGTACCACCAGCGACTGGCTCGCGGCCCGCACCCGCACCACCGGTGCAGCCGCTGCCCGCACCGTCGGTCTGGCTGCCGACCTCGACCAGCGGCTCCCCGCCACCGGGCAGGCCCTGGACGCCGGGCTGGTCTCCCGCGAGCACGCCGCGGTGATCGCGCACGCCACCGCCCAGCTCCCCACCGGGCTGTCCGCCCAGGACAAGGCCACCGTCGAGCAGCGGCTCGTCGAGCGCAGCCGCACCCTGGACCCGACCCAGCTCCGCCGCCACGCCCGCCGGGTCCTCGAGGTCGTCGAACCCGACCCCGCCGTGGTCGATGCCCACGAGGACGCGCAGCTCGTCGATGAGGAGTCCCGCGCCCTGGCCAAGGCCCGGTTGACGCTGCACGACAACGCAGACGGCACCGTGACCGGACACTTCACCGTCCCCCACCTGGCCGGGTCGGTGCTGCGGAAGATCCTGGCCGCGATGACCGCCCCCCGCCGCGCCGCGCTCGGCGCCACCCAGGCCCAAGGAGCTCAGCCGCTGGGTCACGGTGGACGGGACTGGGCCCACGAGCGCGGTGTCGCGTTCGCGGACCTCCTCGAGCACCTGCCGACCGACCGGCTCTCGGGCAAGACCGCGACCACCCTCGTGGTGACCATGGACCACACCACACTCGCGGGGGCGGTGAAGGCGGCCGGCATCGACACCGGTGAGCGGCTCTCCGCCGCGACCACCCGGCGCCTCGCGTGCAGCTCCGGGCTCGTGCCGGTCGTGCTCGGTGGGGAGTCCCAACCGCTGGACCTCGGCCGGCAACGCCGCCTGTTCTCCGAGGCCCAACGCCTCGCAGGAGCGACCCGACACACCACCTGCGCCGCGACCGGGTGCCAGACCCCCTACGCCTGGACCGAGCTGCACCACGCCAGACCCTGGTCCCACGGCGGCACCACCGACCTGGACGACATGCTCCCGCTGTGCACGTTCCACCACCGCCGCATCCACGACCACAGCTACCAGCACCGACGACAACCCGACGGCACCATCAATTTCTCACGCCGACGGTGCTGA
- the fliD gene encoding flagellar filament capping protein FliD, with the protein MANASIGGLASGLDTSSIISQLMQLEAIPQTRLQQRLDKTNSLLTTMRTVNSNLAGIGTKAEKLADPANWTPTKATSSVDTVSITASKDAQPGSYDLTVDQVARSHQLGYTAAAALTDVVLTGSTQIRLDRLDGTTVDVGTTDGTLQGVIDALNDPANDTGLRASAVKVADGSYRLLVESKDTGAASDFTLTNTDGSAVLGGATVRAGQDAQVTFGAGITATSATNTFADLLPGVTVTLGATTATGSAVRLDVSRDTAGLVKDVKALVDAMNTSLTEIDNLTKYNATTNASGKLAGESSVRAARTALASAVFSATGGSLSEIGIELTREGTLTFDDAKFTEAYNADPAGVAARFTGTDGFAGRVQTVAEGASDKTDGTVTAAIQGKESTTKLLKDDIARWDDRLELRRTTLTRTFTALETALSRLQAEGNWLAGQLGSLPSYSSGQG; encoded by the coding sequence ATGGCCAACGCCAGCATCGGCGGACTCGCCAGCGGCCTCGACACGTCCTCGATCATCAGCCAGCTGATGCAGCTCGAGGCGATCCCGCAGACCCGGCTGCAGCAGCGGCTGGACAAGACCAACTCGCTGCTCACGACGATGCGTACGGTCAACTCCAACCTCGCCGGCATCGGCACCAAGGCCGAGAAGCTCGCCGACCCCGCGAACTGGACGCCCACGAAGGCCACCAGCTCCGTCGACACCGTCTCCATCACGGCGTCGAAGGACGCCCAGCCCGGCTCCTATGACCTCACCGTCGACCAGGTCGCCCGCTCGCACCAACTCGGCTACACCGCCGCAGCGGCCCTGACCGACGTCGTGCTCACCGGCTCCACCCAGATCCGCCTGGACCGACTCGACGGCACCACCGTCGACGTCGGGACCACCGACGGCACCCTGCAGGGCGTCATCGACGCCCTCAACGACCCTGCCAACGACACCGGCCTGCGAGCCAGCGCCGTCAAGGTCGCCGACGGCTCCTACCGGCTGCTGGTCGAGTCCAAGGACACCGGCGCCGCCTCGGACTTCACGCTGACCAACACCGACGGGTCGGCCGTGCTCGGCGGAGCCACCGTCCGTGCCGGGCAGGACGCCCAGGTCACCTTCGGCGCCGGCATCACCGCCACCTCGGCGACCAACACCTTCGCCGACCTCCTTCCCGGGGTCACCGTCACCCTCGGCGCCACGACCGCGACCGGGAGTGCCGTACGCCTCGATGTCAGCCGTGACACCGCCGGCCTGGTGAAGGACGTCAAGGCGCTCGTCGACGCGATGAACACCTCGCTGACCGAGATCGACAACCTCACCAAGTACAACGCCACGACCAACGCCTCCGGCAAGCTCGCCGGCGAGAGCTCCGTACGCGCGGCCCGGACAGCGCTGGCATCCGCCGTCTTCTCCGCGACCGGAGGCTCGCTCTCCGAGATCGGCATCGAGCTGACCCGCGAGGGCACCCTGACCTTCGACGACGCGAAGTTCACCGAGGCCTACAACGCAGACCCCGCGGGCGTCGCAGCACGCTTCACCGGCACCGACGGCTTCGCCGGACGGGTGCAGACCGTCGCCGAGGGCGCCTCTGACAAGACGGACGGCACCGTCACCGCAGCCATTCAGGGCAAGGAGTCGACCACCAAGCTCCTGAAGGACGACATCGCGCGGTGGGACGACCGACTCGAGCTGCGGCGCACCACCCTGACGCGTACGTTCACCGCCCTGGAGACGGCGCTGTCGCGTCTGCAGGCCGAGGGCAACTGGCTCGCCGGCCAGCTCGGGTCGCTGCCGTCGTACAGCTCCGGCCAGGGATGA
- a CDS encoding flagellin — protein sequence MGLRINQNIEAFNSYRNLSMTQSDMSKSLEKLSSGFRINRAADDAAGLAISEGLRSQVGGLKQASRNAQDGISVVQTAEGALTEVHAILQRMRDLGVQASNDTNNTEARAAITTEVTQLQAELSRISESTNFNGTNLLNGDSASLNFQVGADGDANSRINVALTDVSVIADTLTSSAKGTNNVNTSDIAAGDVISITNGTSTVDYTAVAGDSASLGALVDNLNASSDFSNTFTASVNANGQLEIVSKSGGTVAVTSDGDGFDTTSASTAAISFGSHSAAQAAIGVIDTAIADISEARANLGASQNRLEHTINNLNVSVENLSASESRIRDTDMATEMMEFTRSQILSQAGTAMLAQANQASQGVLSLLR from the coding sequence ATGGGTCTTCGCATCAACCAGAACATCGAGGCGTTCAACAGCTACCGCAACCTCTCGATGACGCAGAGCGACATGAGCAAGTCGCTCGAGAAGCTGTCGTCCGGCTTCCGCATCAACCGCGCCGCCGACGACGCCGCCGGTCTCGCGATCTCCGAGGGCCTGCGCTCGCAGGTCGGTGGCCTGAAGCAGGCCTCCCGCAACGCGCAGGACGGCATCTCCGTCGTGCAGACCGCCGAGGGCGCTCTCACCGAGGTTCACGCGATCCTGCAGCGCATGCGTGACCTGGGAGTGCAGGCATCCAACGACACCAACAACACCGAGGCTCGCGCCGCCATCACGACGGAGGTCACACAGCTGCAGGCGGAGCTCTCGCGCATCTCGGAGAGCACGAACTTCAACGGCACCAACCTGCTCAACGGCGACTCGGCCTCGCTCAACTTCCAGGTGGGTGCCGATGGTGACGCCAACAGCCGAATCAACGTCGCACTGACCGACGTCTCCGTCATCGCGGACACCTTGACCTCGTCGGCGAAGGGCACCAACAACGTCAACACGAGCGACATCGCCGCGGGCGACGTCATCAGCATCACCAACGGCACCTCCACGGTTGACTACACCGCCGTCGCCGGTGACTCTGCCTCACTCGGGGCGTTGGTTGACAACTTGAACGCGAGTAGCGACTTCAGCAACACCTTCACCGCATCGGTAAACGCGAACGGTCAGCTGGAGATCGTGTCGAAGAGTGGCGGTACCGTCGCCGTCACCTCCGACGGCGATGGTTTCGACACCACCAGTGCCTCGACTGCGGCGATCAGTTTTGGGTCCCACTCCGCCGCCCAAGCGGCCATCGGGGTGATCGACACAGCGATCGCCGACATCTCTGAGGCGCGTGCCAACCTTGGCGCCTCGCAGAACCGCCTCGAGCACACGATCAACAACCTGAACGTGTCGGTCGAGAACCTCTCGGCGTCTGAGTCCCGGATCCGCGACACCGACATGGCCACGGAGATGATGGAGTTCACGCGCTCCCAGATCCTCAGCCAGGCCGGCACCGCGATGCTCGCCCAGGCCAACCAGGCCTCGCAGGGCGTACTCTCGCTGCTCCGCTGA
- the fliS gene encoding flagellar export chaperone FliS, whose amino-acid sequence MIPNARNAYAANSIATASPGRLLVMLYDRLALDVRRAGVAQDAGDHDAARTQLLHAQEIVTELHSTLKVDLWEGGPALSGLYAYLTKRLIEANIGRDRAATAECQTIIDDLAGAWREALLTGAAGPNVPVVASA is encoded by the coding sequence ATGATCCCCAACGCCCGCAACGCGTACGCCGCCAACTCGATCGCCACCGCCTCACCGGGACGGCTGCTCGTCATGCTGTACGACCGGCTCGCCCTCGACGTCCGTCGGGCCGGCGTGGCCCAGGACGCGGGCGACCACGACGCAGCGCGGACACAGCTGCTCCACGCCCAGGAGATCGTCACCGAGCTGCACTCGACACTCAAGGTCGACCTGTGGGAGGGCGGGCCGGCACTGTCCGGGCTGTACGCGTACCTGACCAAGCGGCTCATCGAGGCCAACATCGGTCGCGACCGGGCCGCGACCGCGGAGTGCCAGACCATCATCGACGACCTCGCCGGTGCCTGGCGCGAGGCGCTCCTCACCGGCGCCGCCGGCCCCAACGTGCCGGTGGTCGCCAGCGCATGA
- the cheB gene encoding chemotaxis-specific protein-glutamate methyltransferase CheB, with protein sequence MGGRGSPPVIRVVVVDDSTAIRRVVCAVLRSDPQITVVGQAEDGMQALEVVARERPDVVTLDVEMPRMDGLATLRRLRTDNPRLPVVMFSSLTEQGAATTVTALTSGASDYVQKPAGGGAVTASMAAVREQLLPKVRALGVRREVAVLAGAVSASVPADVQGGGAGAKAARRQPEVVVVGCSTGGPDALSLLLRDLPADLGVPVLVVQHMPAVFTTLLAERLGRVCPLPVREAVDGEELSAGQVTLAPGDFHLRVSRRAGHARLHLDQEPPVHFCRPAVDPTLESVAAAYGPRALAVVLTGMGSDGAAGARAVAAAGGSVLAQDEDSSVVWGMPGAVVAAGAADEVLPLASMAARIGQLVRRRAG encoded by the coding sequence ATGGGTGGTCGTGGGAGTCCTCCGGTGATCAGGGTCGTCGTCGTCGACGACTCGACGGCCATACGCCGGGTGGTCTGCGCCGTGCTCCGCTCCGACCCTCAGATCACGGTCGTGGGCCAGGCGGAGGACGGGATGCAGGCGCTCGAGGTCGTCGCGCGGGAACGTCCCGACGTGGTCACGCTCGACGTCGAGATGCCTCGCATGGACGGCCTCGCGACGTTGCGACGCCTGCGGACCGACAACCCGCGGCTGCCTGTCGTCATGTTCTCCTCCCTGACCGAGCAGGGCGCCGCCACCACGGTGACGGCCTTGACGTCAGGGGCGAGCGACTACGTGCAGAAGCCGGCCGGCGGGGGAGCGGTGACGGCCTCGATGGCGGCGGTGCGCGAGCAGCTGCTGCCGAAGGTTCGTGCCCTGGGGGTACGCCGCGAGGTCGCGGTGCTCGCGGGTGCGGTGTCGGCCTCGGTCCCGGCCGATGTACAGGGCGGTGGGGCGGGGGCCAAGGCCGCGCGTCGACAGCCCGAGGTCGTGGTCGTGGGCTGCTCCACGGGTGGTCCGGACGCGCTGTCGCTGCTGCTGCGTGACCTGCCTGCTGACCTGGGGGTGCCGGTGCTCGTCGTGCAGCACATGCCGGCCGTGTTCACGACGCTGCTCGCGGAACGGCTGGGCCGGGTGTGTCCGCTGCCCGTGCGCGAGGCGGTCGACGGGGAGGAGCTCTCCGCCGGTCAGGTCACCCTGGCGCCCGGTGACTTCCACCTGCGGGTGTCCCGCCGCGCCGGCCACGCGAGGCTGCACCTGGATCAGGAGCCCCCGGTGCACTTCTGCCGCCCCGCCGTCGACCCCACGCTGGAGTCGGTGGCCGCGGCGTACGGGCCCCGCGCGCTCGCCGTGGTGCTGACGGGCATGGGATCGGACGGCGCCGCCGGCGCGCGCGCCGTCGCGGCGGCCGGAGGAAGTGTGCTGGCCCAGGACGAGGACAGCTCGGTGGTGTGGGGGATGCCCGGCGCCGTGGTCGCCGCCGGCGCCGCGGACGAGGTGCTGCCGCTCGCCTCGATGGCCGCCCGTATCGGACAGCTCGTCCGCCGCCGGGCAGGATGA
- a CDS encoding response regulator yields the protein MLALVVDDSRTMRSILRRTLRSLGYDTVEAENGADALAVLESGVAPDVCLIDWNMPVLDGLGFIHAVKQRPHWRHLVLMMVTSEAETSAIVRALAAGAHEYLVKPFTADAIADKLQILGLPTHRHDEVPA from the coding sequence ATGCTCGCCCTCGTCGTCGACGACTCACGCACGATGCGATCCATCCTGCGGCGCACCCTCCGGTCGCTCGGTTACGACACCGTCGAGGCCGAGAACGGTGCCGACGCGCTCGCCGTGCTGGAGTCCGGCGTCGCACCCGACGTGTGCCTCATCGACTGGAACATGCCCGTTCTCGACGGTCTCGGGTTCATCCATGCCGTGAAGCAGCGCCCGCACTGGCGACACCTGGTGCTGATGATGGTCACCAGCGAGGCGGAGACCAGCGCGATCGTGCGGGCTCTCGCCGCGGGCGCCCACGAGTACCTGGTCAAGCCCTTCACGGCCGACGCGATCGCGGACAAGCTCCAGATCCTCGGCCTCCCCACCCACCGTCACGACGAGGTCCCCGCATGA
- a CDS encoding chemotaxis protein CheX, translating into MSIHPAPLDPGVDPTVAASAPTSADLEALLVETWESYLSDGGPAIPWPTAPVDDETVGWSASVCFDGTWRCLVALEMQGTTAEAATRELLALDGDEEITDEDISDAVGELVNILGGAVKSIVAATSSLSLPVVAAGRVALPRHSTRLCDVAVRWHGRPVRVHLHAVGSTADTGEHTGHTGLTGEVP; encoded by the coding sequence ATGAGCATCCACCCGGCCCCCCTCGACCCCGGCGTCGACCCCACGGTCGCAGCGTCAGCACCCACCAGCGCCGACCTGGAGGCCCTTCTGGTCGAGACCTGGGAGAGCTACCTCAGCGACGGCGGACCCGCGATCCCGTGGCCCACCGCACCGGTCGACGACGAGACGGTCGGCTGGTCCGCCTCCGTCTGCTTCGACGGCACCTGGCGCTGCCTGGTGGCGCTGGAGATGCAGGGCACCACCGCGGAGGCCGCGACCCGCGAGCTCCTCGCGCTCGACGGCGACGAGGAGATCACCGACGAGGACATCTCCGATGCCGTCGGCGAGCTCGTCAACATCCTCGGCGGTGCGGTGAAGTCGATCGTCGCCGCGACCAGCAGCCTCTCGCTGCCCGTCGTCGCGGCCGGACGGGTCGCCCTGCCCCGCCACAGCACCCGCCTCTGCGACGTCGCGGTGCGCTGGCACGGCCGCCCCGTCCGCGTCCACCTGCACGCGGTCGGTTCCACCGCGGACACCGGTGAGCACACCGGCCACACCGGCCTGACCGGGGAGGTGCCGTGA